From a single Glycine soja cultivar W05 chromosome 19, ASM419377v2, whole genome shotgun sequence genomic region:
- the LOC114399054 gene encoding uncharacterized protein At5g39865-like gives MGCVSSKHIKKDLKQEEVIATNGGSYVNHVVSLTSSTYGALMLDKEKEQHQLQLPVEESKTSPPRIREEPEVINAWELMEGLEEGVPISNNPMKIPKSTPFLRGFISTDPKPKTKTTPFKFLNQLGSPKSLRKFTGKENKIEVQVHHNAGVRRLDYNFSPKGILKPSNFCSPLNGSPIRARRNSFGSDTKRRSPSPLFDPELLASYEKELSQEEEQIKRMVWATPKTRRVRKSLDSQTFIKTFEEKLPPGGENCVVIYTTTLRGIRKTFEECNKVRSIIESYCVHVLERDVSMDSRFKEELRKLMGTEQVKVPVVFVKGRFVGGAEEVVKLEEEGKLGVLFEGIPPKALGECEGCGGVRFVMCVECNGSCKVLDEDRKKTLRCGQCNENGLIQCPMCR, from the coding sequence ATGGGCTGCGTCTCCTCAAAACACATCAAGAAAGACCTTAAGCAAGAAGAAGTCATTGCCACCAATGGCGGCAGTTACGTGAACCACGTCGTATCCCTCACTTCCTCCACCTATGGAGCACTCATGTTGGACAAGGAGAAGGAGCAACACCAACTTCAACTCCCCGTCGAAGAATCCAAAACATCTCCACCTCGGATTCGCGAAGAACCCGAAGTTATCAACGCTTGGGAACTCATGGAGGGTCTCGAAGAGGGAGTGCCCATTTCAAACAACCCCATGAAAATCCCCAAGTCCACACCTTTCCTTCGCGGATTCATCTCCACCGACCCAAaacccaaaaccaaaaccacCCCCTTCAAATTCCTCAACCAACTCGGGTCCCCCAAGAGTCTCAGGAAGTTCACAGGGAAAGAGAACAAAATTGAAGTGCAAGTTCACCACAATGCCGGTGTAAGACGCTTGGATTACAATTTTAGCCCAAAGGGTATTCTCAAACCCTCCAATTTTTGTTCTCCTCTAAACGGGTCCCCGATTCGTGCTCGAAGGAATAGTTTCGGGAGCGACACCAAGCGGAGGAGTCCTAGTCCTCTGTTCGATCCAGAGCTTCTCGCCTCTTACGAAAAGGAACTCTCCCAAGAGGAAGAACAGATCAAGAGAATGGTGTGGGCCACCCCCAAGACCCGAAGAGTCAGAAAATCTTTGGATTCACAAACTTTCATTAAGacgtttgaggaaaaattgccCCCCGGAGGGGAAAATTGCGTTGTCATTTACACCACCACTCTAAGGGGAATCAGAAAGACGTTTGAGGAGTGCAACAAGGTAAGGTCCATTATCGAGTCCTATTGCGTGCACGTGCTGGAGCGTGACGTGTCAATGGATTCGAGGTTTAAGGAGGAGTTGCGGAAGCTGATGGGGACCGAGCAAGTTAAGGTTCCGGTTGTGTTCGTGAAGGGAAGGTTTGTTGGGGGTGCTGAGGAAGTTGTGAAGTTGGAAGAGGAGGGGAAATTAGGGGTTCTCTTTGAAGGGATTCCTCCCAAGGCTTTGGGGGAGTGTGAAGGGTGTGGTGGTGTGAGGTTTGTGATGTGCGTGGAGTGTAATGGAAGTTGTAAGGTTTTGGATGAGGATCGCAAGAAGACTCTGAGGTGTGGGCAGTGTAATGAGAATGGATTGATTCAGTGTCCTATGTGTCGTTAA
- the LOC114397922 gene encoding uncharacterized protein LOC114397922 encodes MLQVESLVSACAGGSSDRKIACETLADDVHPTDPPESHPDSPPESFWLSRDEEYDWWDRNAVYERKESTKASNNNSTNLNPGINSSNNSQRFSLNFKSKASTIIGLPKPQKTSFVDVKNRRNHNKPSNIRLFPKRSVSVGKSESGLVEPSSPKVSCMGRVRSKRDRNRKLRSSRKSSPDTDAKEKHSRSGKKPGFFESFRSIFRSGRKGKPDRKKSDPLAADSTHETKSGAVNYSRARHSTSSLNDVSFEESVSRNSVSESEPPGLGGMMRFASGRRSESWGVGDSEGHVAQ; translated from the coding sequence ATGCTACAGGTGGAATCACTGGTTTCAGCGTGCGCCGGCGGATCCAGCGATCGGAAAATCGCCTGCGAGACCCTGGCCGACGACGTCCACCCCACGGATCCGCCGGAGTCCCACCCGGATTCTCCGCCGGAGTCCTTCTGGCTCTCGAGGGACGAGGAATACGACTGGTGGGACCGCAACGCCGTTTACGAGCGCAAAGAATCCACCAAGGCAAGTAATAATAATTCAACAAACCTAAACCCTGGCATCAACTCCAGCAACAACTCCCAGCGTTTCTCTCTCAATTTCAAGTCCAAGGCTTCCACCATCATTGGCTTACCTAAGCCGCAGAAAACCTCCTTCGTCGACGTCAAGAACCGCCGCAACCACAACAAGCCCAGTAACATCAGGCTGTTCCCGAAACGCAGCGTTTCGGTCGGAAAATCTGAGTCAGGACTCGTCGAACCGTCTTCGCCCAAAGTCTCTTGCATGGGAAGAGTCAGATCCAAGCGCGATCGAAATCGCAAGTTGAGAAGTTCACGAAAGTCTTCCCCTGACACAGACGCCAAAGAAAAACACAGCAGAAGCGGAAAGAAACCCGGTTTTTTCGAGAGTTTTCGCTCTATTTTCCGGTCCGGCCGAAAAGGGAAACCGGACCGGAAGAAAAGCGATCCCCTGGCCGCGGACTCAACTCATGAGACGAAGAGCGGTGCCGTTAACTACTCTAGAGCGCGGCACAGCACGTCGAGCTTGAACGACGTGTCGTTCGAGGAGTCAGTCTCGCGAAACAGCGTGTCGGAGAGCGAACCGCCCGGTTTGGGTGGCATGATGCGGTTCGCGTCTGGGAGAAGGTCTGAGTCGTGGGGAGTAGGTGATTCCGAAGGACACGTGGCACAGTAG
- the LOC114399824 gene encoding F-box/kelch-repeat protein At1g57790-like: protein MSGKRKRKLKLLSDAITDNRRTVAEVKSENLEMQSWADLPAELLESILSRLILADNIRASAVCRRWHSVASDVRVVNQSPWLMYFPKFGDCYEFYDPVQRKTHTFELPELNGSRVCYTKDGWLLLYRPRTHRVFFFNPFTRELIKLPRFEMTYQIVAFSCAPTSPGCVLFTVKHVSPTVVAISTCYPGATEWTTVNYQNRLPFVSSIWNKLVFCNGLFYCLSLTGWLGVFDPVECTWSVLAVPPPKCPENFFAKNWWKGKFMTEHEGDILVIYTCCSENPIIFKLDQTLMKWEEMTTLDGVTLFASFLSSHSRTDLIGIMRNSVYFSKVRFYGKRCISFSLDDYRYYPRKQCHDWGEQDPFENIWIEPPKDFSACM from the exons ATGTCGGGGAAGAGAAAGAGGAAGTTGAAATT GTTAAGCGATGCAATCACAGATAATAGAAGAACAGTTGCTGAGGTGAAAAGTGAAAATTTGGAGATGCAATCCTGGGCTGATCTCCCTGCTGAACTCTTAGAATCGATCTTGTCCCGATTGATCCTAGCGGATAACATCCGTGCTTCTGCTGTTTGCAGGAGATGGCATTCTGTTGCCAGTGATGTACGTGTAGTAAACCAATCACCATGGCTTATGTATTTTCCAAAATTCGGTGACTGTTATGAATTCTATGACCCTGTGCAGCGTAAGACACACACCTTCGAGTTGCCAGAGTTGAATGGATCTAGAGTTTGTTATACAAAAGATGGTTGGTTATTGCTATACCGGCCCAGAACTCACAGAGTATTCTTCTTTAATCCCTTTACTCGGGAGCTGATCAAACTGCCAAGATTTGAGATGACATACCAGATTGTGGCCTTCTCTTGTGCTCCAACATCACCTGGCTGTGTTCTGTTTACTGTTAAGCATGTTAGTCCTACTGTTGTAGCTATTAGCACTTGTTATCCTGGGGCAACAGAATGGACCACTGTTAATTACCAAAACCGCTTGCCCTTTGTCAGTAGCATTTGGAATAAGCTTGTGTTTTGTAATGGGCTATTTTATTGTCTGAGCCTCACTGGTTGGCTTGGGGTGTTTGACCCAGTAGAATGTACTTGGAGTGTTCTGGCAGTACCTCCACCCAAATGCCCAGAGAACTTTTTTGCCAAAAACTGGTGGAAGGGAAAATTTATGACTGAGCATGAAGGAGatatattagtaatttataCATGCTGTAGTGAAAACCCCATTATTTTTAAGTTAGATCAGACATTAATGAAATGGGAAGAGATGACAACACTAGATGGAGTAACTctttttgctagttttttgtCATCTCATTCAAGGACTGACCTCATTGGAATAATGAGGAACAGTGTCTACTTCTCCAAAGTTCGTTTCTATGGTAAGCGTTGCATTTCATTCTCTCTTGATGACTATAGATACTATCCCCGTAAACAGTGTCATGACTGGGGAGAACAAGACCCTTTTGAGAACATCTGGATTGAGCCACCAAAGGACTTTTCTGCTTGCATGTGA